In Fusarium oxysporum Fo47 chromosome IX, complete sequence, the following proteins share a genomic window:
- a CDS encoding DNA-directed RNA polymerase I subunit RPA43, with the protein MAPIDHAAAKAEKKAKKEKKRAREEDAAADIERKHKKSKSVAAVEAPEASSDLKAEKKKKKSKKDKHTEDAVAQAETKAPAVEDKSEKKHKKKKHHDAEVAVTEEVDTPVAADSEKKKKKSKKNHKETEAIEIAERPKKSKKDETAAEPEENASPADPDAMEIDMPPPAKPSKSNSNIYQPPDIPANPQFPFFTQTVSLYEPLFPIGWAQPVTNCQQQHLSHLRNKYVPSLRGVLLDYKNVAFGENPGRKGAATDDESPATVMAKGESAVGFGWITADVDLFVPSRGAWMEGSVNLQTEGHIGVVCFGKFNASIEARRLPPDWKWVPNESPEAQGFEETASVITADDHGVVRQIHSTGFWADGNGDKVKGKIRFRIRNFDVGTSGETSYLSLEGTMLDKAGEKAVVAEEAETAKMRKGKKGGQRVQRRRIPEFSMTRFAVEGEEQTEDNEAEKREVLALPEDL; encoded by the coding sequence ATGGCGCCAATCGACCACGCCGCCGCCAAGGCTGAAAAGAAGGcgaaaaaggagaagaagcgagcccgagaagaagatgcagctGCCGACATCGAGCGAAAGCATAAAAAGTCCAAGAGCGTCGCTGCCGTAGAAGCACCTGAAGCAAGCAGCGATTtgaaggccgagaagaaaaagaagaagagcaagaaggacaagcaTACTGAAGATGCGGTCGCGCAAGCAGAGACAAAAGCTCCCGCGGTAGAGGACAAGTCGGAGAAAAAAcataagaagaagaagcatcaCGATGCGGAAGTTGCAGTCACAGAAGAGGTTGACACCCCGGTTGCAGCGGAtagcgagaagaagaagaagaagagcaagaagaatcACAAGGAAACCGAAGCGATAGAAATTGCAGAGCGACccaagaagtccaagaaggaCGAGACCGCTGCTGAGCCCGAGGAGAATGCTTCACCCGCTGACCCTGATGCCATGGAGATTGACATGCCTCCTCCCGCCAAACCCTCAAAGTCGAACAGCAACATTTACCAACCACCCGATATCCCCGCGAACCCTCAATTCCCCTTCTTCACACAGACCGTATCACTCTACGAGCCTCTCTTCCCCATTGGCTGGGCGCAGCCTGTCACAAACTGCCAGCAACAGCACCTCTCACATCTCCGAAACAAGTACGTGCCTTCGCTGCGCGGTGTTCTACTCGATTACAAGAATGTCGCTTTCGGCGAAAACCCTGGACGAAAGGGTGCGGCTACGGATGACGAGTCGCCGGCGACTGTCATGGCCAAGGGCGAGTCTGCGGTTGGCTTTGGCTGGATCACTGCCGATGTTGATCTTTTCGTGCCGAGTCGCGGCGCTTGGATGGAGGGCAGTGTTAACTTGCAGACTGAGGGACACATTGGCGTTGTTTGCTTTGGCAAGTTCAACGCTTCAATTGAAGCTCGTCGACTTCCTCCCGACTGGAAGTGGGTTCCCAACGAATCCCCCGAGGCCCAAGGCTTTGAGGAGACCGCTTCAGTCATCACCGCCGACGATCACGGCGTGGTTCGTCAAATCCACAGCACCGGTTTCTGGGCCGACGGCAACGGCGACAAAGTTAAGGGCAAGATTCGCTTCCGGATACGTAACTTCGACGTCGGCACTAGTGGTGAGACCAGCTATCTCAGCTTGGAGGGCACAATGCTAGACAAGGCCGGTGAGAAGGCCGTCGtggctgaagaagcagagacagccaagatgcgaaagggcaagaagggtgGCCAGCGCGTTCAGAGAAGACGTATTCCCGAGTTCAGCATGACGCGCTTCGCTGTAGAGGGAGAGGAGCAGACGGAGGACAACGAGGCAGAGAAGCGCGAGGTGTTGGCGCTGCCCGAGGATCTATAA
- a CDS encoding alkaline-phosphatase-like protein has translation MRPPAWIRPALLASCLLAQSTNASFNYEPEDQAVLSPNNDAAQSKPKTNNGGKKNIVFILTDDQDAVLNSVSYMPKLKEHIIDKGTSFVNHFTTTAICCPSRVALWTGKQPHNTNVTDVNPPYGGFPKFVSQGLNENYLPVWLKEAGYNTYYTGKLFNAHTINNYNSPYPAGWTGTNFLLDPGTYDYLNPIYQHNQEPPVQHKGVHTSDLISKYAHDLLKEAIDAENPFFVAIAPVAPHSNVNLRRQPGNPSAPLMTIPIPLERHSHLFEGVKVPRTENFNPDSPSGVSWIHKLAQLNDSSVSYLDDFYRARLQALQGVDEIVEQVTKQLEDAGILDETYIIYSSDNGYHLGQHRLPPGKECGFDEDIRVPLFIRGPGVSPGSIENAVTTHIDLAPTILRLAGADLRSDFDGTPIPVLSTQENKRHEHVAVEYWGGAIAEGEIGGFDGKGQIFAQNNTYKGVRIVHEDYNLYYSAWCNNEHELYDLKTDPGQLKSLFPHDDTTADSALLGTTARQVLNRLDALMLVLKSCKGNTCIEPWKILHPEGGVTSLKDALQAKFNAFYKEQVKVRFDRCEYGYLIDAEGPQVGYEYREGLEWHHWT, from the exons ATGCGACCTCCAGCTTGGATACGGCCAGCGCTGTTGGCAAGCTGTCTACTGGCTCAAAGTACTAATGCGTCATTCAACTACGAACCAGAAGACCAGGCTGTACTGTCACCCAACAATGATGCTGCACAGAGCAAGCCAAAGACCAACAATGgtgggaagaagaacatTGTGTTCATCCTCACAGACGATCAAGACGCTGTCCTAAACTCTGTCTCTTATATGCCCAAACTCAAAGAGCATATCATTGACAAGGGTACATCGTTCGTCAACCACTTCACTACCACAGCCATCTGCTGTCCTTCCCGTGTTGCACTTTGGACAGGGAAACAGCCTCATAACACTAATGTCACTGACGTCAATCCACCGTATG GCGGCTTCCCCAAGTTCGTCTCACAGGGATTGAACGAGAACTACTTGCCTGTATGGTTGAAAGAAGCTGGGTACAACACATACTACACCGGCAAGCTCTTCAATGCTCATACTATAAACAACTACAACTCGCCTTATCCTGCAGGATGGACAGGAACCAACTTCCTACTTGACCCGGGCACGTATGACTACCTGAATCCTATCTACCAGCATAACCAGGAGCCACCAGTTCAACACAAAGGAGTGCACACTTCAGACTTGATTTCCAAGTATGCAcatgatcttctcaaggaaGCCATTGACGCCGAGAATCCATTCTTCGTTGCAATTGCGCCTGTTGCGCCACACTCCAATGTTAATCTCAGACGGCAACCTGGAAACCCGAGCGCACCTCTTATGACTATTCCCATTCCTCTTGAGAGACACTCTCATCTCTTCGAAGGGGTCAAAGTCCCGAGGACGGAGAACTTTAACCCAGACTCG CCTAGTGGTGTGAGCTGGATTCACAAACTCGCCCAGCTCAATGACTCATCAGTCTCATACCTCGATGACTTCTACCGCGCTCGTCTCCAGGCTCTTCAGGGTGTCGATGAGATTGTTGAGCAAGTAACCaagcagcttgaagatgctggcATACTTGACGAGACATACATCATCTACAGCTCTGACAATGGATACCACCTGGGTCAACACAGACTGCCTCCTGGCAAGGAGTGTGGCTTTGACGAAGACATCCGCGTGCCTCTCTTCATCAGGGGCCCAGGTGTATCCCCAGGATCCATTGAGAATGCCGTGACTACACACATCGACCTTGCTCCTACGATTCTCAGACTCGCAGGCGCGGACCTTCGCAGCGACTTTGACGGAACTCCTATCCCTGTGTTGTCCACTCAGGAGAACAAACGACACGAGCACGTAGCGGTTGAGTACTGGGGCGGTGCTATCGCTGAAGGCGAGATTGGCGGTTTTG ATGGCAAGGGACAGATTTTCGCGCAGAATAATACATATAAGGGCGTGAGAATAGTGCATGAGGACTACAATCTTTACTACTCGGCTTGGTGTAACAACGAGCACGAACTCTACGACCTCAAG ACCGACCCAGGACAGTTGAAGAGCCTGTTCCCTCACGATGACACAACTGCCGATTCAGCACTGTTAGGAACGACTGCCCGACAGGTCCTCAATCGCCTGGATGCTCTCATGCTCGTGTTGAAGTCTTGTAAAGGCAACACGTGCATTGAACCATGGAAGATCCTGCACCCAGAAGGTGGTGTGACGAGCTTAAAGGATGCTCTTCAGGCAAAATTTAACGCCTTTTATAAGGAGCAGGTAAAGGTTAGGTTTGATCGTTGCGAGTACGGATACTTGATCGATGCTGAAGGACCTCAAGTCGGATATGAGTATCGTGAGGGCTTGGAGTGGCATCATTGGACTTGA